One Coleofasciculus chthonoplastes PCC 7420 genomic region harbors:
- a CDS encoding glycosyltransferase has product MRHINIITADNNSGLSRDATIVTTILKQANFNVTFFDINSLTRDHRGQPLNSGLPKTPIYDINLFLEHVVPPLFPCAKLNCLITNQEWFWQEWLPDLPHFDYILCKTRFAQRIFNKLGCRTEFISFTSFDRLDETQTKRYDKFFHLAGKSPQKGTNAILGIWQRNPGLPDLTIRRNWQELDRIGAANIEYITEHLDDIVLRNYQNSHGIHLCPSEAEGFGHGIVEAMSCRSVILTTNAPPMNELITPDRGILVDCNKAQVQGVGINYYVDRQALEQTIHQVLGTDDGTKKEWGDNARAWYEDNDVFFRHRIVDVINNI; this is encoded by the coding sequence ATGCGGCATATCAATATAATAACAGCAGATAATAATTCTGGATTAAGTCGAGATGCGACTATTGTCACGACTATTCTCAAGCAAGCCAATTTTAATGTGACTTTTTTTGACATCAATTCACTCACCCGTGATCATCGAGGTCAACCGCTCAATTCAGGTTTACCGAAGACACCTATCTATGATATTAATCTTTTCCTCGAACACGTCGTTCCTCCCTTATTTCCCTGTGCCAAGCTAAATTGCTTAATTACCAATCAAGAATGGTTTTGGCAAGAGTGGCTTCCTGATCTCCCTCATTTTGACTATATCCTTTGTAAAACACGGTTTGCTCAACGTATTTTTAACAAGCTAGGATGCCGGACTGAGTTTATCAGCTTCACCAGTTTTGACCGCTTAGACGAAACCCAAACCAAACGTTATGACAAGTTTTTCCATTTAGCGGGGAAAAGCCCTCAAAAAGGTACAAATGCCATTCTGGGAATTTGGCAGCGTAATCCTGGTTTGCCTGATCTGACTATTCGACGCAATTGGCAAGAGCTTGACCGAATCGGTGCAGCTAATATTGAGTATATTACGGAGCATCTAGATGATATAGTGTTAAGAAACTATCAGAACAGTCATGGCATTCACTTATGTCCTTCAGAAGCAGAGGGCTTTGGTCATGGGATTGTCGAAGCCATGAGCTGTCGTTCCGTGATTCTGACGACTAATGCTCCGCCGATGAATGAATTAATTACACCGGATCGAGGCATTTTAGTGGATTGTAATAAAGCTCAGGTGCAGGGAGTCGGCATAAATTATTATGTTGATAGGCAGGCATTAGAACAAACCATACACCAAGTCTTAGGGACGGATGATGGAACTAAAAAAGAATGGGGGGATAATGCTCGTGCTTGGTATGAAGACAATGATGTTTTTTTTAGGCATAGAATTGTTGACGTTATCAATAACATTTAA
- a CDS encoding GDP-mannose 4,6-dehydratase: MMKKALICGVSGQDGAYLAKLLLNEGYSVCGTSRDAQMSSFQNLVRLGIRDQVKLESAALTDFRSVLQVLKKNQPDEVYNLAGQSSVGLSFEQPVETLESISIGTLNLLEAIRFTGEPIKFYNAGSSECFGDIGTEAADETTPFRPRSPYAVAKSAAFWQVANYREAYGLFACSGILFNHESPLRPQRFVTQKIVAAVSRIAQGSQEKLYLGNVDIKRDWGWAPEYVEAMYKILQQEEPDDYVIATGESYTLEEFVVAAFDSVGLDWQDYVITDRSLFRPTDLAISRGNPAKAKEKLGWQAQYKMPDIVRMMVQAKQDSAQ, encoded by the coding sequence ATCATGAAAAAAGCACTAATATGCGGCGTATCCGGTCAAGATGGCGCTTATCTAGCTAAATTACTTCTCAACGAAGGGTATAGCGTCTGTGGTACATCACGGGATGCTCAAATGTCATCCTTTCAGAATCTAGTCCGCCTGGGTATCCGTGACCAAGTGAAACTAGAATCCGCCGCCCTGACCGATTTTCGCAGTGTGCTGCAAGTTCTGAAGAAAAATCAACCGGATGAGGTCTATAACTTGGCGGGACAAAGTTCGGTGGGATTGTCATTTGAACAACCCGTAGAAACCCTAGAAAGTATTTCTATTGGTACGTTAAATCTTTTAGAAGCGATTCGGTTTACAGGTGAGCCAATTAAATTTTATAATGCGGGATCGAGTGAATGTTTTGGCGATATTGGCACAGAAGCGGCGGATGAAACAACTCCATTTCGCCCAAGAAGCCCTTATGCGGTGGCAAAATCGGCGGCTTTTTGGCAAGTAGCAAACTATCGCGAAGCTTACGGGTTGTTTGCTTGTTCCGGAATTCTGTTTAATCACGAATCTCCCCTGAGACCCCAACGATTTGTGACCCAAAAGATTGTTGCGGCAGTGTCTCGCATTGCCCAAGGTAGCCAAGAAAAGCTTTATCTGGGTAATGTTGACATTAAACGCGACTGGGGATGGGCGCCTGAATACGTCGAGGCAATGTATAAAATCTTGCAACAAGAGGAACCTGATGATTATGTGATTGCCACGGGAGAGAGTTACACCTTAGAAGAGTTTGTGGTAGCGGCTTTTGATTCGGTCGGCTTGGATTGGCAAGATTATGTGATCACGGATAGGAGTTTGTTCCGACCAACCGATTTAGCAATCAGTCGGGGAAATCCCGCCAAAGCCAAAGAAAAACTCGGATGGCAAGCTCAGTATAAAATGCCTGATATTGTGCGGATGATGGTTCAAGCCAAGCAAGATTCGGCACAATAA
- a CDS encoding P-loop NTPase fold protein produces the protein MATIDEIIKQEVNPFDPVTFKTGNFWREDQQVAATVDSIHQEAITQVTEVLRLVARDQRTRTILLDGDSGSGKSYLLGRLKQKLNPYAFFIYIDPWADNQHIWRHTLRQMVDSLMQKPEGQKSSQLILWLKGLSAFKDRSMMRRILGERGLFIRNFRSTYPSGIYQARDFFGVLYGLTNQDLYFLACDWLRGENLDRDDLNALGVNQPIDNEEAARGIIGNFGRISASTKPIVLCFDQAEMTPKFADGIPNLQSLFNLNRTFHNQYLKNILVIISIVTNQWKVSKERLEQSDLAGIEKQVRLKSINLEQAEALWITRLYSLHDQATPKPDSPLYPLQKQALEQKFPGGRANLRNVLGLGGELFIEHKLGHKPPIEDAVATFKLIWLKEFHKTQQKVERIRQFSSVDLTQMLQQAMNALQINTDPHLLNHAKYSSYSFSYQHPDKTERLGIFWNEEPNMTSFNAAMNACEKDLEKNCCDTLILVRAEKLGQAKNKGYKLFKKLFNGSPHRHLTPHLDSIHYLRTYQLLVNSAGAGELVIHQQTLDLPTLEKLIRDSHVLQNCPLLQDIGIVSKPIIKPEPDLIKIKDFLLNLVKTQFMIGRQKLVDLTMQDFSHIDESQINQQIQTLCQENQITLIPPDAKPQDQSVCWKPQTKNNTSPQPK, from the coding sequence ATGGCAACTATTGATGAAATTATAAAACAAGAAGTCAACCCTTTTGATCCCGTAACCTTTAAAACTGGAAACTTTTGGCGAGAAGATCAACAAGTCGCCGCCACAGTTGATTCAATTCACCAAGAAGCAATTACTCAGGTGACTGAGGTTCTCCGATTAGTCGCCAGAGATCAGCGGACACGGACGATATTACTGGATGGAGACTCGGGTTCAGGGAAAAGTTATTTATTAGGACGTCTTAAGCAAAAGCTTAACCCTTACGCTTTTTTTATCTATATCGATCCCTGGGCAGATAATCAGCATATTTGGCGACATACGTTGCGCCAAATGGTAGATAGTCTGATGCAAAAGCCGGAAGGACAAAAAAGTTCTCAGTTAATTCTTTGGTTGAAAGGACTATCAGCGTTTAAAGATCGCAGCATGATGAGGAGAATCCTGGGGGAACGAGGACTTTTTATTCGCAATTTTAGAAGCACTTATCCCTCGGGTATTTATCAGGCAAGAGATTTCTTTGGTGTATTGTATGGTCTCACGAATCAGGATTTATATTTTTTGGCTTGTGACTGGTTGCGAGGAGAAAATTTAGATCGAGATGACCTCAATGCATTAGGGGTTAATCAGCCTATCGATAATGAAGAAGCCGCGCGGGGAATAATCGGCAACTTTGGCAGAATTTCAGCATCGACAAAACCCATTGTTCTCTGCTTCGATCAAGCGGAAATGACACCGAAGTTTGCTGATGGAATTCCCAACTTACAATCTTTATTTAATCTTAATAGAACGTTCCACAATCAATATCTTAAAAATATTCTGGTTATTATCAGCATTGTAACGAATCAATGGAAGGTGAGTAAAGAACGTCTCGAACAATCCGATTTAGCCGGAATTGAAAAACAAGTTCGTCTAAAATCAATAAACCTTGAACAAGCTGAAGCCCTCTGGATAACCCGACTCTATTCCCTGCATGATCAAGCGACTCCTAAACCCGACTCTCCCCTTTATCCTCTCCAGAAACAAGCATTGGAGCAAAAATTTCCTGGGGGTAGAGCCAATTTGCGAAATGTATTAGGACTTGGCGGAGAATTATTTATTGAACATAAATTAGGTCATAAACCACCAATAGAAGATGCCGTTGCCACTTTTAAATTAATTTGGCTTAAAGAATTCCACAAAACCCAACAAAAAGTCGAGCGAATTCGTCAATTTTCATCGGTTGATCTGACACAAATGTTGCAACAGGCAATGAACGCCTTGCAGATCAACACTGACCCTCATCTTTTAAATCATGCTAAGTATAGTAGTTATTCCTTCAGTTATCAGCATCCCGATAAAACTGAACGACTAGGAATTTTCTGGAACGAAGAACCCAACATGACAAGCTTCAATGCAGCGATGAACGCCTGCGAAAAAGACCTGGAAAAAAACTGTTGTGATACTCTGATTCTGGTTCGAGCCGAAAAACTGGGTCAAGCCAAGAATAAAGGATATAAACTATTCAAAAAACTCTTCAACGGCTCACCGCATCGTCATCTTACCCCCCATCTCGACTCTATCCATTATCTGAGAACCTATCAGCTTTTAGTCAACTCCGCCGGTGCTGGGGAATTAGTCATTCACCAACAAACCCTCGATCTCCCTACGTTAGAAAAATTGATTCGAGACTCTCACGTTTTACAGAATTGTCCATTGTTACAAGACATAGGAATTGTATCTAAACCCATTATTAAGCCTGAACCCGATTTAATAAAAATCAAAGACTTCCTCTTAAACCTCGTCAAAACCCAATTCATGATTGGACGGCAAAAACTCGTTGATTTAACCATGCAAGACTTCTCCCATATCGATGAATCCCAAATCAATCAGCAAATTCAGACACTCTGTCAAGAAAACCAAATCACCCTCATCCCCCCTGACGCCAAACCCCAAGATCAATCCGTCTGCTGGAAACCCCAGACCAAAAATAACACATCCCCCCAACCCAAATAA
- a CDS encoding glycosyltransferase has product MCPDRTPDSQPGSSFIPKVSVVVPIYNGAADIHDLIQCLFCQTYPKDQVEYLLVDNNSRDRTPEILHQAAQDAKAQGITLHPLTENQIQSSYAARNTGIKASTGEILAFTDADCRPLPQWLSLLVQPFVNPKVGLVVGEISALPGKTLLEKHAERQGTLSQKNTLDHPFYPYGQTANLAIRRQALQDVGLFRPYMTTGGDADICWRIQRQTQWQLKFAETAIVQHRHRANLREFRSQWQRYGRSNKYLHELHGVELQPKLTSKKSFYLISRWLLKELPLTSGQVIAGKASLGDVLKTPINLYGAWYRDLGQQQTQLDEKANKIDWL; this is encoded by the coding sequence ATGTGTCCCGATCGCACTCCTGACAGCCAACCTGGTTCCTCCTTTATCCCCAAGGTATCCGTCGTTGTCCCCATCTATAACGGTGCTGCCGATATACATGACTTAATCCAGTGTCTCTTCTGTCAAACGTACCCCAAGGATCAGGTAGAATACCTCCTCGTAGACAATAATAGCCGCGATCGCACACCTGAGATACTGCACCAAGCCGCTCAAGACGCCAAAGCTCAAGGCATCACGCTTCACCCCCTCACCGAAAACCAGATTCAAAGTTCCTACGCAGCCCGCAATACAGGCATAAAAGCATCCACTGGTGAAATTCTAGCCTTCACCGATGCCGATTGTCGCCCCCTTCCCCAGTGGTTAAGTCTCTTAGTTCAGCCCTTTGTCAATCCCAAAGTCGGATTAGTTGTCGGTGAAATTTCCGCTTTACCCGGTAAAACCTTGCTCGAAAAACACGCCGAACGCCAAGGAACATTAAGCCAAAAAAATACCCTTGATCACCCATTTTATCCCTATGGTCAAACCGCCAATTTAGCCATTCGTCGCCAAGCCTTACAAGACGTCGGCTTATTCCGCCCCTACATGACAACTGGAGGAGATGCAGATATTTGTTGGCGAATTCAGCGCCAGACTCAATGGCAACTTAAGTTTGCCGAAACAGCCATTGTTCAACACCGCCACCGCGCCAACCTACGGGAATTCCGCAGCCAATGGCAACGCTATGGGCGTTCTAATAAATACTTGCACGAACTGCATGGCGTCGAATTGCAACCAAAATTAACCTCAAAAAAATCTTTCTATTTAATCAGTCGTTGGTTGCTCAAGGAATTGCCACTAACCAGCGGACAAGTTATTGCCGGAAAAGCCTCTTTGGGGGATGTGCTAAAGACTCCAATTAATCTGTACGGCGCTTGGTATCGCGACCTCGGACAACAACAAACTCAACTCGATGAAAAAGCGAATAAAATTGATTGGTTGTAA
- a CDS encoding glycosyltransferase family 2 protein, whose product MSKVSVCIPTYNRANYLIQSVKSVLSQTYKDFELIICDDGSTDETPTVVSQWNDARIRYIRHAKNIGRSKNMRSGFDTAQGNYFIKLDDDDALTPEFLEKTVAVLEAEPTVDFVCTNHWVIDKNGNRDESATKENAAKWGKDKLKQGIIPDLMRQTFQYQSLQVGSTLFRRACLQDVDYMRPEADGCEDFDLLVRLAIALKQGYFLPEYLMEYRFHGGQTSLRQNLHFLKAKVFCIDSYRFPDQELETLRIQKLAWTKEALGLRLIENGDTVQGRIMLQEVAEIIGSSRKAQLGVILSYLPLSLRQAALQVFRQMRPKDYTDQVREAG is encoded by the coding sequence ATGTCTAAAGTTAGTGTTTGTATTCCTACTTACAATCGTGCCAACTATCTGATTCAGTCAGTAAAAAGTGTTCTGAGTCAAACGTATAAAGATTTTGAGTTAATTATTTGCGATGATGGCTCAACTGATGAGACACCTACGGTTGTTAGTCAGTGGAATGATGCCCGAATTCGATATATCCGCCATGCTAAAAATATTGGGCGCAGTAAAAATATGCGTTCTGGTTTTGATACTGCCCAGGGAAACTATTTTATCAAACTTGATGATGATGATGCCCTAACGCCGGAGTTCTTAGAAAAAACGGTGGCAGTATTAGAAGCGGAACCAACAGTTGATTTTGTCTGTACGAATCACTGGGTTATTGATAAAAACGGCAATCGTGATGAGTCAGCGACGAAAGAGAATGCGGCGAAGTGGGGAAAGGATAAACTGAAGCAGGGTATAATTCCTGATTTAATGCGACAAACGTTTCAATATCAAAGTTTGCAGGTGGGTTCAACCTTGTTTCGTCGGGCCTGTTTGCAGGATGTGGACTATATGCGCCCAGAAGCCGATGGCTGCGAGGATTTTGATTTACTGGTACGATTAGCGATCGCGCTTAAGCAGGGGTATTTTTTGCCAGAGTATTTAATGGAGTATCGGTTTCACGGGGGACAGACGAGTTTAAGACAGAATCTGCATTTCTTGAAGGCTAAGGTTTTTTGTATTGATAGTTATCGATTTCCTGATCAAGAATTAGAGACACTACGGATACAAAAATTGGCATGGACAAAAGAAGCGTTGGGATTACGGTTAATTGAAAATGGGGATACGGTTCAGGGACGAATAATGTTGCAAGAGGTGGCGGAGATTATTGGCAGTTCTCGGAAAGCCCAATTGGGAGTAATCTTATCCTATTTACCCCTAAGTTTACGCCAAGCGGCGTTGCAGGTGTTTCGTCAAATGCGTCCCAAAGATTATACCGATCAGGTGCGAGAAGCGGGTTGA
- a CDS encoding glycosyltransferase family 4 protein, translated as MKILMLSSTFPYPPTQGGTQVRTFNLLKHLTGHEITLLTQRADDVTDAEVEALREWVAELVVFPRPTTSSLPGGWFGKVKRFGQFVQQGTPPSVLSIYSPQLQDWVDQCVKKNNVDVITCEHSVNEIYVRPEFREQLRTVVNIHSSVYASCRNQLQTGTSENLWRDRLNLPLLYRYEQRYCDKFSHIVVTTDDDRQQIQSYNPPSQIAVIPNGVDFSQFPYRTVDPGGHRLTFIGAMDNLANIDAVRFLSLEVFPAIQERYPDTTLTLVGARPTSEVSALGNRPGITVTGRVPSMADYLHQATVCIVSMRTGYGIKNKTLEAMAAGVPVVGSDRGLEGLEVDSPNVPLRALRANSVSEYVDAVTRLFEESQLRQQLSQSGRQFIEKNYTWERAAQLYEQVICAK; from the coding sequence ATGAAGATTTTGATGCTCTCTTCTACGTTCCCCTATCCCCCAACCCAAGGAGGGACTCAGGTAAGGACGTTTAACTTACTCAAACATCTCACTGGACATGAGATTACCCTACTCACTCAACGCGCTGACGATGTAACCGATGCTGAAGTTGAAGCCTTACGAGAATGGGTGGCTGAGTTGGTCGTATTCCCTCGTCCCACTACATCCAGTCTTCCGGGAGGATGGTTCGGTAAGGTAAAGCGCTTCGGTCAGTTTGTACAGCAAGGGACTCCTCCCAGTGTCCTCTCGATTTATTCTCCACAATTACAGGATTGGGTGGATCAGTGTGTTAAGAAAAATAACGTTGATGTAATTACCTGCGAACATAGCGTTAACGAGATTTATGTACGTCCGGAGTTTCGCGAACAACTGCGAACAGTTGTCAATATCCACAGTTCGGTGTACGCTTCCTGTCGCAATCAGTTGCAAACGGGTACCAGCGAGAATCTCTGGCGCGATCGCTTGAATCTGCCTCTACTTTATCGCTATGAACAGCGCTACTGTGATAAGTTTTCCCATATTGTAGTGACGACGGATGATGATCGCCAACAGATTCAATCCTATAATCCCCCCAGTCAGATTGCCGTGATTCCCAATGGTGTAGACTTTAGCCAATTTCCTTATCGCACTGTTGATCCAGGTGGACATCGCTTGACGTTTATCGGCGCGATGGATAATTTAGCCAATATTGATGCGGTGAGGTTCTTAAGTTTAGAGGTATTTCCCGCGATTCAAGAACGGTATCCAGACACAACCTTAACTCTGGTTGGCGCACGTCCTACCTCTGAAGTATCGGCGCTGGGAAATCGTCCCGGTATTACAGTAACGGGGCGGGTTCCGTCTATGGCAGACTATTTACATCAAGCCACGGTATGCATCGTCTCGATGCGAACAGGGTATGGGATCAAGAACAAAACCCTAGAGGCGATGGCGGCGGGCGTACCTGTGGTGGGAAGCGATCGCGGTTTAGAAGGACTGGAGGTTGATAGTCCCAATGTACCATTGAGAGCATTGAGGGCAAATTCGGTTTCCGAGTATGTTGATGCCGTGACTCGCTTATTTGAAGAGTCTCAACTGAGACAACAATTGTCACAAAGTGGACGCCAGTTTATTGAGAAGAATTATACATGGGAACGAGCCGCCCAGCTTTATGAACAAGTCATTTGTGCAAAGTGA
- a CDS encoding glycosyltransferase yields the protein MPTPQIAAIICTHNRDAYLGAAIDSLLAQDCDNFIVVVVDNASSDRTREIVEARISHPQLKYVYEPVIGLSVARNTGAKETTAPILAYLDDDAVASPQWLRVLLDAYQQNEKLAVAGGKVTLIWPPGVEPLSWISPELAGNLGLYDLGDRVVYIKEPGLTPRGLNYSIRRTFLEQIGGFDPNLGRQGKKLLSNEELYVTELALKQGWQVAYLPDAVAAHNVAPERLKASWFLQRSWWQGISECYREEVAGRTGIRQLGRGGERIARGLYKSAKHLTDPAKRFDNLVYAYGQIGYLSAAIQAMLLKPKDEG from the coding sequence ATGCCAACGCCTCAGATTGCTGCGATTATCTGTACTCACAACCGAGATGCGTATCTGGGTGCTGCCATCGATAGCCTATTAGCCCAAGATTGTGATAATTTTATTGTCGTAGTGGTCGATAATGCCTCTAGCGATCGCACTCGTGAGATTGTTGAAGCCCGTATCTCTCACCCTCAGCTAAAATACGTTTACGAACCCGTTATCGGTCTTTCCGTGGCACGAAATACAGGCGCAAAGGAAACCACTGCTCCCATTCTCGCCTATTTAGATGATGATGCCGTCGCCAGTCCCCAATGGTTGAGGGTTCTCCTAGACGCTTATCAACAAAATGAAAAATTGGCAGTAGCTGGCGGTAAAGTCACCCTAATCTGGCCCCCCGGCGTCGAACCCCTCAGCTGGATATCCCCAGAACTTGCTGGCAATTTGGGACTTTATGATCTCGGCGATAGGGTCGTTTATATCAAAGAACCTGGTTTAACACCCAGAGGCTTAAACTACTCCATCCGGCGTACCTTCTTAGAACAAATTGGCGGTTTTGATCCTAATCTAGGGCGTCAAGGTAAAAAATTATTATCCAATGAAGAATTATACGTGACTGAACTTGCCCTCAAACAGGGTTGGCAAGTTGCCTATCTCCCCGATGCCGTCGCTGCCCATAACGTCGCCCCAGAACGCCTCAAAGCAAGCTGGTTTTTGCAGCGTAGCTGGTGGCAAGGGATTAGCGAGTGTTATCGCGAAGAAGTCGCAGGTCGAACTGGGATACGTCAGTTAGGACGAGGAGGAGAACGCATCGCCCGGGGACTCTATAAATCCGCGAAACATTTGACTGACCCAGCTAAACGGTTTGATAATCTAGTTTATGCTTATGGGCAGATTGGTTATCTAAGCGCCGCCATTCAAGCTATGCTACTTAAACCCAAAGATGAGGGCTGA